The Euleptes europaea isolate rEulEur1 chromosome 19, rEulEur1.hap1, whole genome shotgun sequence genome includes a window with the following:
- the NBL1 gene encoding neuroblastoma suppressor of tumorigenicity 1, protein MLWILLGAFLPALILAAPPPINKLALFPDKSAWCEAKNITQIVGHNGCESKSIQNRACLGQCFSYSVPNTFPQSTESLVHCDSCMPAQSLWEIVTLDCPSNEDIPRVDKLVEKILHCSCQACGKEQSQEGALFNVYLNADENLPGHPQQEGEDAPAPPPHHQHHHRQHEEEAEE, encoded by the exons ATGCTGTGGATCCTGCTGGGTGCCTTCCTTCCGGCCCTGATCCTGGCAGCGCCACCTCCCATTAACAAGCTGGCCTTGTTCCCAGACAAGAGCGCCTGGTGCGAAGCCAAGAACATCACGCAGATAGTGGGACACAACGGCTGCGAGTCCAAGTCCATCCAGAACAG GGCCTGCTTGGGCCAGTGCTTCAGCTACAGCGTGCCCAACACCTTCCCCCAGTCCACGGAGTCCCTGGTGCATTGCGACTCCTGCATGCCTGCCCAGTCCTTGTGGGAAATT GTGACGCTGGACTGCCCCAGCAACGAGGACATCCCCCGTGTGGACAAGCTGGTGGAGAAGATCCTGCATTGCAGCTGCCAGGCTTGTGGGAAGGAGCAGAGCCAGGAAGGGGCGCTCTTCAACGTCTACCTGAACGCCGATGAGAACCTCCCCGGCCACCcccagcaggagggggaagatgcccccgcccccccgccccaccaccagcaccaccaccgCCAGCACGAAGAAGAGGCCGAGGAGTGA